Proteins from one Thermodesulfobacteriota bacterium genomic window:
- a CDS encoding TldD/PmbA family protein → MGRDILKETGAERAVDILKEKLSGRVDAYEIYVSVGSGLVAEARDGAIDSLKVRSSAGVGLRTIAGGRPGFGFSSVLTGDALSAMVDDAAAGSRAASEDKFLCLPGPQPAETPCGLLDPAIETISEEEKFKTAILIEESARGFDKRIQRVRKASYSESISSARTVNSSGVDVSHTATFFSGSVMAVAGSNGDSQMGFEIGMGHGKEDVEASLVGREAARRAVELLGAGKAETGKAPVVLENTVVMDLLGALLGSFLADNVIKGKSMLAGKLDKIVASPLLNLWDDGLLPGGWSSSAFDCEGVPRQKTPLLSQGVCRAFLYDTYWAARKGDISTGNARRSGFKGMPTIGTSNVYIEKGEGGELTELFKKMDKGFFITEFMGVHTIDPVSGDFSLGAAGFKVEGGVRTNPVRGMAVAGNLMELLKKVEAVGSDLRFIGSVGAPSILVGELDISGS, encoded by the coding sequence ATGGGTAGAGATATACTTAAAGAAACCGGCGCGGAGCGGGCGGTCGATATCCTGAAGGAAAAACTCTCCGGCAGGGTCGACGCCTACGAGATATACGTTTCCGTCGGCAGCGGGCTCGTGGCCGAGGCCAGGGACGGGGCCATAGACTCCCTTAAGGTACGTTCGAGCGCGGGCGTGGGCCTTAGGACTATCGCCGGCGGAAGGCCGGGCTTCGGGTTTTCGAGCGTGCTTACCGGGGACGCGCTCTCGGCCATGGTCGATGACGCCGCTGCGGGAAGCCGCGCGGCTTCGGAGGACAAGTTCCTATGCCTCCCGGGCCCACAGCCGGCCGAGACGCCCTGTGGCCTTCTCGACCCGGCTATAGAGACCATATCCGAGGAGGAAAAGTTCAAGACCGCCATCCTCATAGAAGAAAGCGCAAGGGGGTTCGACAAGAGGATACAGAGGGTAAGGAAGGCGAGCTACAGCGAGTCGATAAGCAGCGCGAGGACCGTCAACTCCAGCGGCGTGGACGTGAGCCATACGGCAACGTTCTTCTCGGGCTCGGTCATGGCCGTCGCGGGCTCTAACGGGGATTCTCAGATGGGTTTCGAGATAGGCATGGGCCACGGGAAGGAGGACGTTGAGGCCTCGCTTGTGGGCCGGGAGGCCGCCCGGAGGGCCGTGGAACTCCTCGGCGCCGGGAAGGCCGAGACCGGAAAAGCCCCGGTGGTGCTCGAAAATACCGTCGTGATGGACCTCCTCGGCGCGCTCCTCGGCTCGTTTCTCGCCGATAACGTTATAAAGGGAAAGTCCATGCTCGCCGGGAAGCTGGATAAAATCGTGGCCTCGCCTCTTCTGAACCTATGGGACGACGGGCTGCTCCCCGGCGGCTGGTCTTCCTCGGCCTTCGACTGCGAGGGCGTGCCGAGGCAAAAGACCCCGCTCCTTAGCCAGGGGGTCTGTCGGGCGTTCCTCTACGACACCTACTGGGCGGCGAGGAAAGGGGATATCTCCACGGGCAACGCCAGAAGGAGTGGTTTTAAGGGCATGCCCACGATCGGCACCTCCAACGTATATATAGAAAAAGGGGAGGGCGGGGAGTTGACGGAACTCTTTAAAAAGATGGATAAGGGCTTTTTCATAACCGAGTTCATGGGTGTGCACACCATAGACCCGGTAAGCGGGGATTTTTCTCTCGGGGCCGCGGGTTTTAAGGTCGAGGGCGGGGTCAGGACAAACCCGGTAAGGGGCATGGCCGTTGCCGGGAACCTCATGGAACTCCTCAAGAAGGTCGAGGCCGTGGGGAGCGACCTCCGCTTCATAGGCTCGGTCGGCGCGCCGAGTATCCTCGTGGGCGAATTGGACATTAGCGGGAGTTGA